One part of the Ancylomarina subtilis genome encodes these proteins:
- a CDS encoding aminopeptidase C — protein MNFKFLMLPVLALAFAGSSMAQTQGAIDSKTLNEIRSSFNADASTQALQNAITNSKSIRELALNRSKIGQTDHFFKYRVDVKGITNQKSSGRCWMFTSMNTIRPNVIKDLNLSSFDFSHNYNYFWDLFEKSNLFLENIIATADKDMGDREVVQYFKSPVDDGGVWNSFFNVAKKYGVVPTEIMPETAISNNTGQLNRILKEKLRGEAYKIRQLAAKKGNSKKVQNAKVEVLKDVYRILALSLGQPPVDFTWRYKDADGKVSEAKKYTPLEFMNLVAPDFAKDEMVMIMNDPTREYYKVYEIKNYRNLTEGVNWTYLNLPNDDIKTFAMASIKNNQAMYASCDVGKQHNRKAGVMDINTYDYASLFGVKFDMDKKARVLTRQSGSSHAMTLIGVDVDENEVPVKWEFENSWGTSSGHNGYITFTDEWFSEYMFRVVINKKYLNEKAIKALDSKPIQLPVWDYMF, from the coding sequence ATGAATTTTAAATTTTTAATGCTTCCTGTTCTGGCTTTAGCTTTTGCAGGTTCAAGCATGGCACAAACTCAAGGTGCTATCGACAGCAAAACGCTTAATGAAATACGCAGCAGTTTCAATGCTGATGCTTCAACTCAAGCCTTGCAAAATGCAATTACAAACAGTAAAAGCATTCGTGAGCTGGCACTTAACCGCTCAAAGATTGGCCAAACTGACCATTTCTTTAAATACAGAGTAGATGTAAAAGGGATTACCAACCAGAAAAGTTCGGGGCGTTGCTGGATGTTCACCTCAATGAACACCATTCGTCCAAATGTTATTAAAGATCTTAATTTAAGCTCATTCGACTTTTCTCACAACTACAACTACTTCTGGGATCTTTTCGAAAAATCAAACTTGTTCCTTGAAAATATTATCGCAACAGCTGATAAAGATATGGGGGATCGTGAAGTGGTTCAATACTTCAAAAGCCCTGTTGATGATGGTGGTGTTTGGAATTCATTTTTTAATGTAGCTAAAAAATATGGCGTTGTTCCAACTGAAATTATGCCTGAAACAGCAATTTCTAATAATACCGGACAACTTAACCGTATCCTTAAAGAAAAACTAAGAGGTGAAGCCTACAAAATTCGCCAATTAGCAGCTAAAAAAGGGAACAGCAAAAAAGTTCAGAATGCTAAAGTAGAGGTTCTAAAGGACGTTTATCGAATTCTAGCTCTTTCTCTTGGTCAACCTCCTGTTGATTTCACCTGGAGATACAAAGATGCGGATGGAAAAGTAAGCGAGGCTAAAAAATACACTCCCCTTGAATTTATGAATCTGGTAGCACCTGATTTTGCAAAAGACGAAATGGTGATGATCATGAACGATCCAACTCGTGAATATTATAAAGTTTACGAAATTAAAAACTACCGTAATCTTACCGAAGGGGTGAATTGGACCTATCTTAACTTGCCAAATGATGATATCAAAACATTTGCCATGGCTTCTATCAAGAACAACCAGGCCATGTATGCATCTTGCGATGTTGGGAAACAGCATAATCGCAAAGCAGGTGTGATGGATATCAACACCTACGATTACGCTTCTTTATTTGGTGTTAAATTCGATATGGATAAAAAAGCACGTGTCTTAACTCGTCAATCAGGTTCGTCTCACGCTATGACTCTGATTGGAGTGGATGTGGATGAAAACGAAGTGCCCGTAAAATGGGAATTCGAAAACTCATGGGGAACAAGTTCAGGACACAATGGTTACATCACTTTCACTGATGAATGGTTTAGTGAATACATGTTCCGTGTAGTTATCAACAAAAAGTACCTAAACGAAAAGGCTATCAAAGCTCTTGACAGCAAGCCAATTCAACTACCTGTTTGGGACTATATGTTCTAA
- a CDS encoding pyridoxal phosphate-dependent aminotransferase, with product MQIRKSGAKYSAIVGIGEKIRNKSIETGKEYLLLNRGVNAVCNIDLSSVVEDMDFNSNAMQVYPPAQGRVELREAINQHYFDNKSQLSNISISGGGMSALDLTFQTLEVDQILLPEYYWGSYFQVMTIRGMQAGSYSDFNDLEDRLSQIKNSAVIICDPNNPIGNKIEDSELIRIIRILNENGTTVIIDCPYRRIFCDKEDEFYQELLAFKNVIIVESFSKSLGLSGQRLGFVHSTNSEFNTELSIRLMYATNGINAFSQLLVASLLTSEKGKLASKNFKQVTVDGIRQNIDYLKKKGLLASEFYNESEAIGIFVILNKSEEELLEKRIGSVSLSYFTRYKKEEAAQYARICVSVAPDKFKQYFDQF from the coding sequence ATGCAAATACGAAAGAGCGGAGCCAAATATTCGGCCATAGTTGGCATTGGAGAGAAGATTAGAAATAAGAGTATTGAGACTGGGAAAGAATATTTACTGCTCAATCGTGGTGTCAATGCAGTTTGCAATATCGATTTAAGCTCTGTTGTTGAGGATATGGATTTTAACAGCAATGCCATGCAGGTTTATCCGCCCGCCCAAGGCCGCGTAGAATTACGGGAGGCGATCAATCAACACTATTTTGACAACAAAAGTCAACTTTCAAATATCAGCATTAGCGGTGGAGGTATGTCAGCTCTAGATCTAACATTCCAGACACTTGAGGTTGATCAAATCCTTTTACCCGAGTATTATTGGGGATCTTACTTTCAGGTGATGACCATTCGTGGAATGCAGGCTGGAAGTTATAGCGATTTTAACGATTTAGAGGATCGCTTAAGCCAAATTAAAAATTCTGCCGTCATTATCTGTGATCCCAATAACCCTATTGGGAATAAAATTGAAGATTCTGAACTCATTCGAATCATCAGAATTCTTAATGAAAATGGAACAACTGTTATTATCGATTGTCCTTACCGAAGAATTTTCTGTGATAAGGAAGACGAATTCTATCAGGAATTACTGGCCTTTAAAAATGTAATCATTGTTGAAAGCTTTAGCAAATCTCTAGGTCTGAGTGGTCAGAGATTGGGCTTTGTTCATTCTACAAATTCGGAATTCAACACCGAACTTAGCATTCGTTTAATGTATGCAACCAATGGGATCAATGCCTTTTCACAACTTCTGGTCGCAAGCCTATTGACATCCGAAAAAGGCAAACTGGCCAGCAAAAATTTCAAACAAGTTACAGTTGACGGCATCCGTCAGAATATAGATTATCTAAAAAAGAAAGGACTCCTCGCATCTGAATTTTATAATGAAAGCGAGGCAATTGGCATCTTTGTCATTTTAAACAAATCTGAGGAGGAACTCTTAGAAAAAAGAATTGGATCTGTATCGCTAAGTTATTTTACGAGATACAAAAAGGAAGAAGCAGCCCAATACGCACGAATTTGCGTATCGGTAGCCCCTGATAAATTCAAACAATATTTCGATCAATTCTAG